The Chamaesiphon minutus PCC 6605 DNA window CAAATCGATCGTCATTTAGCCTTTCGAGATTACCTGCGCGCTCATCCTGAAGATGCAAGTAAATATAGCGAACTTAAGCAACAACTAGCCCGACAACATCCAACTGATATTCAGGCATATATGGAGGGGAAGCATGACTTCATTCAAGCGATCGATAGGTTTGCATTAGAGTGGCAAAATCGCGAACTCTAGGATAGTGATTACCGAAAGTATCGGGTGGAACTTTCTCGATCGATCTACTGTCCTAATCTAACAAGATACACCTGTTAAATCCTCACCCAGTGTGAAATCAAACCTATGAAAATATCCCTCAAAATTTGGAGCTGGGCCATCTTAGGTGCTGTATTGACAGCAAGTAGTGCTGGGGCGCAATATGGCCCGCCTACGCCGCAGACAAGCGTGCCATCGGGTGGAAATCAGACTCGCTTTAGATGTGAATCGGTGAATAATCAGTCTACCGTCACTTATTATCCGATCGATCGTCCTGGCGATCGCTATCCTTGGGCAGTTCCCAGCACGATGGGTAATAATTGGAATGCCAGCAAACGCTGTACCGAAATCTCGCGGAGATTGGAAGAATATCGTCGCGATGGACTCAAAGAACTACGGACTGAGTTCAAAAATAACTACGATACCGTCTGCGTCACTACCGAACGCAATGACGAGTGTCGGATTGTCTTTACCGTACCCAAAGGACAAGACGCCATCTCTACTAGAGATTCAGTTTTTCGGAACTTAACCATGGCCGATAGCGGTCAAAGAACTACAGGTGTAAGTACCTTTGCCGATGGTGGCAACAGTGGATTTGGTGATATTTTAGGCGTGTTGGGTGGTAATAATTCCACTTCACTACCAACCCAAAATCGCGATAGTATCGATCTGCGTCCGTTCCTATCGACTACAGATGGCGGTACTGCTACACAACTCCGCTCGCCAACGGCTAGTCAACAGTCAACTAACGATGCCAAAAAACTCAATCCAGAGCGGTTTCGCTAGGCGTTAGGTTTTAGGTTTTAGTAATTGGCGTAAATTTATGAGGGCACCCACAAGGGGCACCCCTACACCATTAATTTGTAGGGGTGCCCCTGTCTTGACGCCAACAACCTCCAGGTCGATGCGTCGCTTGTGGGTACCCGACTATCTACACTCGCACTAATATATTTGTGCTAACACAATCTGTGAGTATACTCATATTTACCGAAAAAACTGTAAAAAAGTAAACAAATGTTGCAGTCTATTTGTTAGGCTTACTTAAAGACGTTTTTTGGAAGAAGGTCGGAGCGATCGTGGATATTCAAATTGGGAAAGGGAAAACAGCTCGGAGAGCATACGGCTTTGATGAAATAGCCTTAGTGCCTAGCGGCAAAACACTAGATCCCAGTTTGGCAGATACTAGCTGGCAAATTGGTGGCGTCAAGCGCGATATTCCGATTATTGCTAGCGCAATGGATGGGGTAGTTGACGTGCGCATGGCGATTGAGTTATCAAAACTCGGCGCGCTCGGCGTACTCAATTTAGAGGGGCTTCAAACTCGGTATGAAGATCCCAATCCCATTCTCGATCGAATTGCGGCTATTGGGAATGATGGTTTTGTGACCCTGATGCAGGAACTCTATGCCGAACCCATCAAACCAGAATTGATCGAACGCCGCATTGCGGAAATTAAAGCTGGCGGTGGGATTGCCGCAGTAAGTGCGACTCCTGCGGGAGCGGCGAGATTTGGCGATGCGGTGGCTAAAGCAGGCGCGAATCTGTTCTTCATTCAAGCGACTGTCGTCTCGACAGAATTTTTGGCTCCAGATGGCATTCAACCGCTCAATCTGGCTAAATTTTGTGCAGAAATGCCAATGCCTGTAGTACTGGGCAACTGCGTTACTTATGACATTACGCTCGAATTGATGCAAGCAGGGGCAGCCGCTGTCCTCGTCGGTATCGGCCCTGGAGCGGCTTGTACCTCGCGTGGGGTGTTGGGTGTCGGCATACCTCAAGCAACTGCCGTAGCGGACTGTGCAGCGGCCAGAGATGAGTTCTTCAAGCAGACGGGTAAGTACATTCCTGTGATAGCTGATGGCGGATTGGTAACTGGTGGCGATATCTGTAAATGTATCGCCTGTGGTGCCGATGGTGTGATGATTGGTTCGCCGTTCGCGCGCGCGGCAGAAGCTCCCGGACGCGGTTTT harbors:
- a CDS encoding COP23 domain-containing protein, which produces MKISLKIWSWAILGAVLTASSAGAQYGPPTPQTSVPSGGNQTRFRCESVNNQSTVTYYPIDRPGDRYPWAVPSTMGNNWNASKRCTEISRRLEEYRRDGLKELRTEFKNNYDTVCVTTERNDECRIVFTVPKGQDAISTRDSVFRNLTMADSGQRTTGVSTFADGGNSGFGDILGVLGGNNSTSLPTQNRDSIDLRPFLSTTDGGTATQLRSPTASQQSTNDAKKLNPERFR
- a CDS encoding GuaB3 family IMP dehydrogenase-related protein, producing MDIQIGKGKTARRAYGFDEIALVPSGKTLDPSLADTSWQIGGVKRDIPIIASAMDGVVDVRMAIELSKLGALGVLNLEGLQTRYEDPNPILDRIAAIGNDGFVTLMQELYAEPIKPELIERRIAEIKAGGGIAAVSATPAGAARFGDAVAKAGANLFFIQATVVSTEFLAPDGIQPLNLAKFCAEMPMPVVLGNCVTYDITLELMQAGAAAVLVGIGPGAACTSRGVLGVGIPQATAVADCAAARDEFFKQTGKYIPVIADGGLVTGGDICKCIACGADGVMIGSPFARAAEAPGRGFHWGMATPSPVLPRGTRIKVGTTGSLEQILRGPAKLDDGTHNLLGALQTSMGTLGAKTIKEMQQVEVVIAPSLLTEGKVYQKAQQLGMGK